A window from Salvia miltiorrhiza cultivar Shanhuang (shh) chromosome 2, IMPLAD_Smil_shh, whole genome shotgun sequence encodes these proteins:
- the LOC131008447 gene encoding protein FAR1-RELATED SEQUENCE 3-like, producing MKVAEKLPNHLRNVSELKDRFNNIVWSDLVEPSVFEENCHRLMDDYDLRDNRWFIDMFALRANWVPAYFRDIKISGLFKTTSMSKSENSFFRRHLNQNADLVQLYMYYVGAMEAQCSTYDTITLADETGSLNLFTQFPIEHHASTVYTNKIFKENVQVEIVSVAATCLISQMYVENSINFYEVDDTVDGVSKVCYSSVDDEYTCSCKLFIRKALMCRHIFFVMRTMKLTRIPNKYIAARWSKLSRVVAPPAEHVAPSDSTEKSFCRNNHFFLELCKSMGHVRGDALPRKMIGMMKEMFGLRIKIRASKVEPSDARIIPCSETKGLPINMEPYFIREYDITLQLTDYKIMEGAIGTSFSPVFNQMADMHQVLSH from the coding sequence ATGAAGGTTGCCGAGAAGTTACCGAATCACTTAAGGAACGTCTCCGAGCTAAAAGACAGATTCAACAATATTGTGTGGTCTGATCTTGTTGAACCTTCTGTCTTTGAGGAGAATTGTCACCGTCTCATGGATGATTATGACCTTAGAGACAATAGATGGTTCATAGACATGTTTGCCTTAAGAGCCAATTGGGTTCCTGCATATTTTCGAGACATTAAGATCAGTGGGCTCTTCAAGACAACCTCAATGTCCAAGAGCGAGAACAGTTTCTTCAGACGGCACCTAAACCAAAATGCAGATTTGGTGCAACTATATATGTATTATGTTGGAGCTATGGAGGCACAATGTAGTACATATGACACTATAACTCTGGCAGACGAAACTGGTTCTCTTAATCTGTTTACCCAGTTCCCCATAGAACACCACGCATCAACCGTATACACGaataaaatattcaaggagAATGTGCAAGTGGAAATTGTTTCTGTTGCAGCCACATGCTTGATTTCTCAGATGTACGTGGAGAACAGTATAAATTTTTATGAAGTTGATGATACGGTTGATGGTGTCTCCAAGGTGTGTTATAGCTCTGTTGATGATGAGTACACTTGCTCTTGTAAGTTGTTCATTAGGAAGGCTCTCATGTGCAGGCACATCTTCTTTGTTATGAGGACTATGAAACTGACCCGCATTCCAAACAAATACATTGCTGCAAGATGGTCAAAGTTGTCCAGAGTTGTTGCACCTCCAGCTGAACATGTTGCCCCTTCTGATtctactgaaaagagtttttgtAGAAATAATCATTTTTTCTTGGAACTATGCAAATCCATGGGTCATGTTAGAGGTGATGCTCTTCCACGAAAAATGATTGGAATGATGAAGGAGATGTTTGGCTTGAGGATCAAAATCCGAGCatccaaagttgagcccagtgaTGCACGCATAATCCCGTGCAGTGAAACAAAGGGTCTGCCCATAAATATGGAACCATACTTCATCCGGGAGTATGATATCACCCTTCAATTGACAGACTATAAGATAATGGAGGGGGCTATTGGAACTTCATTTTCTCCTGTGTTTAATCAAATGGCCGATATGCATCAAGTACTATCTCATTGA